Proteins co-encoded in one Setaria viridis chromosome 9, Setaria_viridis_v4.0, whole genome shotgun sequence genomic window:
- the LOC117836473 gene encoding protein IQ-DOMAIN 19, with protein MGKAGRWLKSFLSGKKDRPHADAMAMAAAAPPASGAPKDKRWSFRRAAQEGRAAEATPAAGRGGTDDGLGLSAADIEFDQKKHAVAVAVATAAAADAAVAAAHAAAAVARLSSRRANLPASLAEDAAAVRIQATFRGYLARTALCALRGIVKLQALVRGQLVRKQANATLRCMQALLTAQSHLRAQRMRVLQEHHHPPPPPPRPRQSPQHPRHRRSYEMDRSCEENAKIVEMDIGEPVRRGAAKDRQLLVEHHGRCSPAPSAMTELSPRAYSGHFDEFSVATARSSPQHASSSASEACPSYMANTESSRAKARSQSAPRQRTDALERQPSRRKGTPPRGAKMQRSSSLAGAAPRGGGGQSSPWPAGLRLDASSASLKDSECGSTSSVLTAATVYSRTRSLVGFEVRRGLY; from the exons ATGGGGAAGGCGGGGAGGTGGCTCAAGAGCTTCCTGTCCGGGAAGAAGGACAGGCCGCACGCCGACGCgatggccatggcggcggcggcgcctcctgCTTCGGGGGCGCCCAAGGACAAGAGGTGGAGCTTCAGGCGGGCGGCGCAGGAAGGGAGGGCTGCCgaggcgacgccggcggcggggcgcggcgggacGGACGACGGGCTCGGTCTGTCGGCGGCGGACATCGAGTTCGACCAGAAGAAGCACGCCGTGGCGGTTGCGGTGgcgaccgcggcggccgccgacgccgcggtgGCTGCggcgcacgcggcggcggcggtggcgcgcctGTCCTCTCGCAGGGCGAACCTGCCGGCGAGCCTCgccgaggacgcggcggcggtcaGGATCCAGGCCACCTTCAGAGGATACCtg GCGAGGACTGCGCTGTGCGCGCTGAGGGGCATTGTGAAGCTGCAGGCTCTGGTGCGAGGCCAGCTGGTGAGGAAGCAGGCGAACGCCACGCTCCGCTGCATGCAGGCCCTGCTCACGGCGCAGTCCCACCTGCGGGCGCAGCGCATGCGCGTTCTCCAGGAgcaccaccacccgccgccgccgccgccaaggccaCGGCAGTCACCGCAGCACCCGAGGCACCGCCGGTCCTAC GAGATGGACAGGTCCTGCGAGGAGAACGCCAAGATCGTGGAGATGGACATCGGCGAGCCGGTGCGGCGTGGCGCGGCCAAGGACAGGCAGCTCCTCGTCGAGCACCACGGCCGGTGCTccccggcgccgtcggcgatgaCGGAGCTGAGCCCGAGGGCGTACAGCGGCCACTTCGACGAGTTCTCGGTGGCGACGGCGCGGAGCAGCCCGCAGcacgcgtcgtcgtcggcctccGAGGCGTGCCCGAGCTACATGGCCAACACCGAGTCGTCCCGCGCCAAGGCGCGGTCCCAGAGCGCGCCGCGGCAGCGCACCGACGCGCTGGAGCGGCAGCCGAGCCGCAGGAAGGGGACCCCGCCGAGGGGCGCCAAGATGCAGCGGTCCTCGTCgctggccggcgcggcgccacgcggcggcggcggccagtcGTCGCCGTGGCCGGCGGGCCTGAGGCTGGACGCGTCCAGCGCGTCGCTCAAGGATAGCGAGTGCGGGTCCACCAGCTCCGTGCTCACCGCGGCCACCGTCTACAGCCGGACGCGGTCGCTCGTCGGGTTCGAG GTGCGACGTGGCCTGTACTGA